A single genomic interval of Rhodothermia bacterium harbors:
- a CDS encoding NADH:ubiquinone reductase (Na(+)-transporting) subunit B, whose translation MKALRNLLDKVQPNFEKGGKLEKFHAAYNAIETFLFVPNHTTHGGVHVRDAVDLKRTMFTVIIALLPTLVFGMWNTGYQHYQAFGMESSHIDNLLFGLIKIMPLIIVSYGAGLGVEILFAQMRGHAVNEGYLVTGMLIPLSLPVTTPLWMVALAAIFCVVLGKEVFGGTGMNFMNPALLARAFLFFAFPAYLSGEVWVDLTPEAGRAVVDGYSGATALAVVDANYTATPSAWDMFMGFEKGSIGETSTLMILIGAAYLIFTGVGSWRIIVSVFLGGYLMGLFMNVLAPADAPTHIMHAPAYYHLIMGGFAFGAVYMATDPVSAAQTEAGKWIYGLLIGAFTVTLRVFNPAYPEGMMLSILFFNVFAPLIDHFVVQRNINKRLKRALQ comes from the coding sequence GTGAAAGCACTCCGTAATTTGTTAGACAAAGTTCAGCCCAACTTTGAAAAAGGCGGGAAATTAGAAAAATTCCATGCCGCCTATAACGCCATCGAGACCTTTTTGTTTGTACCCAACCATACCACCCATGGCGGGGTACATGTTCGGGATGCGGTAGATCTGAAACGTACCATGTTTACCGTAATTATCGCCCTGCTCCCTACCTTGGTCTTTGGCATGTGGAATACTGGGTATCAGCACTACCAAGCCTTTGGTATGGAAAGCAGCCACATAGATAACCTCTTGTTTGGTCTCATCAAAATAATGCCTTTGATCATTGTCTCGTATGGCGCTGGTCTTGGGGTAGAGATTTTGTTTGCCCAAATGCGTGGCCATGCTGTGAATGAGGGCTACTTGGTAACGGGTATGCTCATCCCGCTCTCCCTCCCTGTAACCACGCCATTGTGGATGGTAGCCTTAGCAGCCATTTTTTGCGTGGTTCTGGGAAAAGAAGTCTTTGGTGGAACAGGGATGAACTTCATGAACCCAGCACTTTTGGCACGTGCATTCTTGTTCTTTGCTTTTCCTGCATACCTGAGTGGTGAAGTCTGGGTGGACTTAACGCCAGAAGCAGGTCGTGCAGTGGTAGATGGGTATTCTGGTGCAACAGCGCTTGCCGTTGTGGATGCCAATTATACCGCGACACCCTCGGCATGGGACATGTTCATGGGTTTTGAAAAAGGCTCTATTGGCGAAACCAGCACCTTGATGATCCTTATCGGGGCTGCATACCTCATTTTTACGGGTGTCGGTAGTTGGCGAATTATCGTCTCGGTTTTTCTGGGGGGGTACCTGATGGGCTTGTTCATGAATGTCCTTGCTCCGGCAGATGCGCCTACGCATATCATGCACGCACCAGCCTATTATCACCTCATCATGGGGGGATTCGCCTTTGGAGCGGTTTATATGGCCACAGACCCCGTTTCGGCGGCCCAGACAGAGGCGGGGAAATGGATTTATGGCCTTCTGATTGGCGCCTTTACCGTAACGTTGCGGGTCTTTAATCCGGCTTATCCCGAAGGGATGATGCTAAGTATTTTGTTCTTTAACGTGTTTGCTCCGTTGATAGACCATTTTGTGGTTCAACGTAACATCAATAAACGATTAAAACGTGCACTCCAATAA
- a CDS encoding DNA-3-methyladenine glycosylase, which produces MPISHEQVQKAQPLAAAFFNRHPLEVAPDLIGKTVVFWSPEDVLLAGRIVETEAYRWDEAGCHAWKNVHPDGKLRDPSLISAALFDRPGTSYVYISYGLHWMLNVVCEPEGIGGGVLIRAIEPVLGVAAMQKNRVGVKNPKDLTNGPGKLCQALGINVSHHRKSLQEKPLILAESLDEVAPHIGHSTRIGLAKGMGDDLPWRFFETQSRFVSKGKVSHF; this is translated from the coding sequence ATGCCTATCTCTCATGAACAAGTGCAAAAGGCCCAACCATTAGCGGCGGCATTTTTCAACCGACATCCGCTTGAAGTTGCACCGGATTTGATTGGGAAAACGGTGGTCTTTTGGTCGCCAGAGGATGTGTTGCTTGCCGGAAGAATTGTAGAGACAGAAGCCTATCGTTGGGATGAGGCGGGTTGTCATGCGTGGAAAAATGTACATCCAGATGGAAAATTGCGAGATCCAAGCCTCATCTCGGCGGCTCTTTTTGACCGTCCCGGAACGAGTTATGTATATATCAGCTATGGCCTACATTGGATGCTCAATGTGGTTTGTGAGCCGGAGGGTATCGGGGGCGGCGTCTTGATTCGGGCTATTGAACCTGTTTTGGGCGTAGCGGCAATGCAGAAAAACCGAGTTGGCGTCAAAAATCCGAAAGATTTGACTAATGGGCCGGGTAAGTTGTGTCAAGCCTTAGGTATAAATGTTTCGCATCATCGTAAATCCCTTCAAGAAAAACCTTTGATACTTGCGGAAAGTTTAGACGAAGTAGCGCCACACATTGGGCATTCTACGCGGATTGGCTTGGCAAAAGGCATGGGAGACGACTTGCCTTGGCGCTTTTTTGAGACCCAAAGCCGCTTTGTGAGCAAAGGCAAGGTGAGCCACTTTTAA
- the nqrC gene encoding NADH:ubiquinone reductase (Na(+)-transporting) subunit C, with translation MHSNNYTFAFAAILTVIAAVLLAFASEGLRPQQEANVALEKRSDILRAVHAKPENPKDVVSYYTKSVEETVVHTNGEVISGIKAFDLVLKDEYEKPEQDRQLPLYVYSGKDGKKYYIIPLHGVGLWGPVWGYVSVKDDFKTVYGAVFDHKGETPGLGAEISTEMFQKPFEGKTILDKDNNFVSVRVVKKGQMTSIAAEHVVDGISGGTITSNGVDAMLQKCLKPYLPYFEKLKTKTKG, from the coding sequence GTGCACTCCAATAATTACACCTTCGCCTTTGCGGCTATTCTTACAGTAATAGCTGCTGTACTCCTTGCATTTGCCTCGGAAGGTTTACGCCCTCAACAAGAAGCAAATGTCGCACTTGAAAAACGTTCCGATATTCTTCGGGCGGTTCATGCAAAGCCAGAGAACCCAAAAGACGTGGTTTCTTATTACACAAAAAGTGTGGAAGAGACAGTTGTCCATACAAATGGAGAGGTCATTTCGGGCATTAAGGCATTTGACTTGGTTTTGAAAGATGAGTACGAAAAACCAGAACAAGACCGCCAACTCCCGTTGTATGTGTATTCCGGAAAAGACGGTAAAAAATATTACATCATTCCGCTACATGGTGTAGGGCTTTGGGGACCGGTTTGGGGATATGTCTCCGTTAAAGACGACTTTAAAACCGTTTATGGTGCTGTTTTTGACCATAAAGGGGAAACACCCGGTTTGGGGGCGGAAATCTCAACGGAAATGTTTCAAAAACCATTTGAGGGAAAAACCATCTTGGATAAGGACAATAATTTTGTATCGGTTCGGGTGGTGAAAAAAGGCCAAATGACAAGCATTGCCGCAGAACACGTCGTAGATGGTATCTCCGGCGGAACCATAACCTCGAATGGTGTGGATGCCATGTTGCAGAAGTGCCTCAAGCCTTATCTTCCCTACTTTGAAAAACTTAAAACCAAAACCAAGGGATAA
- a CDS encoding Na(+)-translocating NADH-quinone reductase subunit A, protein MPSNGTINLRRGFDIKLEGVAPKKLTELPISALVAVQPPDFLHVTPKMVVKQGDEVQAGAPLFHDKDHPEVFFTSPVSGEVVEIVRGEKRRILEVRILADKNATSRAFPRANPATLSREQVVNRLLDSGAWVFIRQRPYSLIARPTETPKAIFISGFDSAPLAPDLGFMLEHAGSNFQTGLDALAKLTNGKVHLGLPTNASSVLQQAQGVTQTVFNGPHPAGNVGVQIHHVDPINPQEVVWYIHVQDVVNIGRLFAEGVYRPERIVALTGTEATERGYFRTIQGVHLKELLQNRVNTDNVRLIQGNVLTGHKTNSNAFLSAYAHQITAIPEGNEYEFMGWLTPGFNKLSRSRTFFSWLNKNKSYRLNTNTRGEERAFVVTGEYEKVLPMDILPTYLLKAILANDIEKMEQLGIYEVSEEDFALCEFVCTSKINVQKIISDGLEMIRKEG, encoded by the coding sequence ATGCCATCTAACGGAACGATAAACCTCCGACGCGGATTCGACATTAAGTTGGAGGGAGTTGCCCCAAAAAAACTCACTGAACTCCCCATTTCGGCCTTGGTTGCCGTTCAACCGCCAGATTTCCTGCACGTCACACCGAAAATGGTGGTCAAGCAGGGCGATGAAGTCCAAGCTGGCGCACCACTTTTCCACGACAAAGACCATCCGGAAGTGTTCTTCACGTCGCCAGTGAGTGGCGAGGTGGTGGAAATTGTACGCGGTGAAAAACGACGGATTTTGGAAGTACGCATCCTTGCAGATAAAAATGCAACCTCTCGCGCGTTCCCAAGGGCCAATCCGGCCACGTTGTCGCGAGAGCAGGTGGTGAATCGCTTGTTAGACAGTGGTGCGTGGGTGTTTATCCGCCAACGCCCCTATTCCTTGATTGCCCGCCCAACCGAAACCCCGAAAGCCATTTTTATCTCGGGTTTTGATTCCGCGCCACTTGCGCCCGATCTGGGATTTATGCTGGAACATGCGGGAAGCAATTTTCAAACGGGTTTAGACGCACTTGCTAAACTGACCAATGGCAAAGTACATCTTGGATTGCCGACCAATGCGTCATCGGTATTACAACAAGCACAAGGCGTAACCCAAACAGTCTTCAATGGCCCACATCCGGCTGGTAATGTTGGGGTGCAAATCCACCACGTTGACCCTATCAATCCGCAGGAGGTGGTCTGGTACATTCACGTACAAGACGTGGTGAATATCGGGCGCTTGTTTGCTGAAGGGGTGTATCGTCCGGAGCGGATTGTTGCGCTTACTGGCACCGAGGCCACCGAACGTGGGTACTTCCGAACTATTCAAGGGGTTCATCTAAAAGAGTTGCTCCAAAATCGGGTAAATACCGATAATGTCCGTTTGATACAAGGTAATGTGCTCACCGGACATAAAACCAACAGCAATGCCTTTTTATCGGCGTATGCGCACCAAATTACCGCCATTCCTGAAGGCAATGAATATGAGTTTATGGGTTGGCTTACACCCGGCTTTAATAAACTTAGCCGCTCTCGTACCTTCTTCTCTTGGCTCAATAAGAACAAGTCCTACCGCTTAAACACGAATACGAGGGGCGAGGAGCGTGCCTTTGTGGTCACAGGTGAGTATGAAAAGGTACTGCCTATGGACATTTTGCCCACCTATTTGCTCAAGGCCATCCTCGCAAACGATATCGAAAAAATGGAGCAATTGGGCATCTACGAAGTTTCGGAAGAAGACTTTGCCCTTTGTGAGTTTGTTTGTACCTCTAAAATTAATGTTCAGAAAATCATTTCTGACGGTTTGGAGATGATTCGCAAAGAAGGGTAA
- the alaS gene encoding alanine--tRNA ligase codes for MPAPIKTSEQIRQAFLDFFASKDHLIVPSAPLVPKDDNTLMFINSGMAPFKKSFLGTENPPSSRVADTQKCLRVSGKHNDLEEVGVDTYHHTLFEMLGNWSFGDYFKEEAIAWSWELLTEVWGLEPDRLYVTIHEGEAKWGLEEDLEAREIWKKQKGLNPNHILLGSTKDNFWMMGDTGPCGPCSEIHYDGRSDEERRAILGETLVNNDDPRVVEIWNNVFIQYNALPDGNLEKLKNRFVDTGMGFERIVRTIQGKDSNYDTDIFAPLFAKLSALSPRTEILGYDQIEGITADERERIRIAMRVIVDHIRTISFAIADGASPGNDGRGYVIRRILRRAVRYGYQTLGFRTAFMWQLVEALVQKMGTAFPEIVQQRAFIERIIKGEEESFLRTLKTGIDLFQQTADRDGKITGEAAFLLHDTFGFPIDLTELMAREAGLAVDKAGFDAEMQQQKDRARAAAKFKVDQSKVDVWQLIGEDAPDEFVGYDQLSVPNTKIKAMKTTKDTAGNPLYYIALVQTPFYAESGGQVGDTGTLTVNGEIVQVLDTIKLDGRIAHLVDRLPEHADAPVNAVVDAERRGRIAGHHTATHLLHLALRDQLGAHVQQKGSLVAPDRLRFDFSHFEKVTDAQLRSLETQINALIRENLPLQEERQVPISEAQARGAMALFGEKYGDEVRVITFGKSVELCGGTHVDATGKIGMFRFVSEGSVASGIRRIEALVGEAALALVQSELAELDAIRGLLKSKGSVADEVAALQESLKTAEKATAALKLQGLAAQLEALVTKAIEVKGMRLVTGKIEGADGKTLGELAQLLRDKLGNNAVSVIGAHDSEKVFLAATVSDDLVKQGLQAGKLIGQVAKQVGGGGGGRPQLATAGGKQPEKLDGALATVSELL; via the coding sequence ATGCCGGCTCCTATAAAGACTTCCGAACAAATTCGACAAGCGTTTTTGGATTTTTTCGCCTCTAAAGACCACCTCATTGTCCCCAGTGCGCCCTTGGTTCCGAAGGACGACAATACCCTCATGTTCATCAATTCTGGTATGGCGCCTTTTAAGAAGAGTTTCTTGGGCACGGAAAACCCACCATCGTCGCGTGTGGCGGATACGCAGAAATGCTTACGGGTTTCCGGAAAACACAATGACTTGGAGGAAGTAGGGGTGGATACTTATCACCACACTTTGTTCGAGATGTTGGGGAATTGGTCTTTCGGCGACTATTTCAAGGAAGAAGCCATTGCATGGTCTTGGGAATTGCTCACCGAAGTTTGGGGGCTGGAGCCAGATCGCCTCTATGTGACGATCCACGAAGGAGAAGCCAAGTGGGGCTTGGAGGAAGACTTGGAGGCGCGTGAAATATGGAAAAAACAAAAAGGACTTAATCCAAACCACATCCTTTTAGGCTCCACCAAAGACAATTTTTGGATGATGGGGGATACTGGGCCTTGTGGGCCTTGTTCCGAAATTCACTATGATGGTCGGAGCGATGAAGAGCGCCGCGCCATTCTGGGCGAGACCTTAGTGAACAACGACGATCCTCGTGTGGTGGAAATCTGGAACAACGTTTTTATCCAATACAATGCCCTGCCGGATGGCAACCTCGAAAAGCTCAAAAACCGTTTTGTGGATACGGGCATGGGGTTTGAACGTATTGTCCGAACGATCCAAGGGAAAGACTCTAACTACGATACCGATATCTTTGCCCCACTTTTTGCAAAACTCTCGGCACTCTCGCCCCGAACAGAAATCCTTGGCTACGACCAAATTGAAGGGATAACGGCAGATGAGCGTGAGCGCATCAGAATTGCCATGCGGGTGATTGTGGATCATATCCGTACTATTTCGTTTGCGATTGCAGATGGCGCATCCCCCGGAAACGATGGACGTGGGTATGTGATTCGCCGGATTTTGCGTCGTGCGGTACGCTATGGCTACCAGACGTTGGGCTTTAGGACGGCTTTTATGTGGCAATTGGTGGAGGCCTTGGTACAGAAAATGGGCACAGCCTTCCCCGAAATCGTGCAGCAACGGGCTTTTATAGAACGGATTATTAAAGGTGAAGAGGAATCTTTTTTGCGCACGCTTAAGACAGGGATTGACCTTTTTCAGCAAACCGCAGACCGCGACGGAAAGATAACGGGCGAGGCTGCATTCCTCCTGCACGATACATTTGGTTTCCCGATTGACCTGACCGAATTGATGGCACGCGAGGCCGGATTGGCCGTAGATAAAGCGGGTTTTGATGCCGAGATGCAACAACAAAAAGACCGGGCACGGGCTGCTGCCAAGTTTAAGGTGGATCAATCCAAGGTGGATGTCTGGCAACTTATAGGCGAGGACGCCCCCGATGAATTTGTGGGATATGACCAATTATCGGTTCCGAATACCAAAATAAAGGCCATGAAAACCACAAAAGATACTGCTGGTAATCCCTTATATTATATTGCCTTAGTACAAACACCGTTCTATGCGGAATCCGGTGGACAAGTGGGAGACACAGGTACGCTTACGGTGAATGGCGAAATAGTGCAAGTTTTGGATACCATTAAGTTGGATGGCCGAATTGCGCACCTCGTGGATCGGTTGCCCGAACATGCGGATGCGCCCGTAAATGCAGTGGTGGATGCCGAACGACGGGGCCGCATTGCCGGACACCATACCGCCACACACCTGCTTCACTTGGCCTTGCGCGACCAATTGGGGGCGCACGTTCAACAAAAAGGCTCGCTCGTAGCACCAGACCGCTTGCGCTTTGACTTTAGCCACTTCGAGAAGGTGACAGATGCTCAACTCCGGAGTCTCGAAACCCAAATTAATGCGTTGATTCGGGAAAACCTGCCGCTACAAGAAGAACGCCAAGTCCCCATTTCCGAAGCACAAGCACGAGGGGCGATGGCCCTCTTTGGCGAAAAATATGGCGACGAGGTACGGGTCATTACATTTGGCAAATCCGTAGAACTCTGTGGCGGGACGCATGTGGATGCCACCGGAAAAATTGGGATGTTTCGCTTTGTTTCTGAAGGCTCCGTTGCATCTGGCATTCGTCGGATAGAAGCCTTGGTGGGAGAGGCCGCACTTGCTTTGGTTCAATCGGAATTGGCGGAGTTAGACGCCATTCGGGGCTTACTAAAGTCCAAAGGATCGGTGGCGGATGAGGTCGCTGCTTTGCAAGAAAGCCTGAAAACCGCTGAAAAAGCAACCGCTGCGCTGAAACTGCAAGGCTTGGCTGCCCAGTTGGAGGCACTTGTGACCAAGGCCATCGAGGTAAAAGGGATGCGGTTGGTAACGGGCAAGATCGAAGGTGCTGATGGGAAAACATTGGGTGAGTTGGCACAATTGCTACGGGATAAATTGGGGAACAATGCCGTATCGGTAATTGGTGCGCATGATAGCGAAAAGGTTTTTCTGGCCGCAACGGTCTCGGATGATCTGGTCAAACAAGGTCTCCAAGCCGGAAAACTCATTGGACAAGTGGCCAAACAAGTTGGCGGTGGTGGTGGTGGACGTCCGCAGTTGGCAACAGCAGGTGGTAAACAGCCAGAGAAGCTCGATGGTGCGCTTGCTACCGTATCGGAATTGCTGTAA
- a CDS encoding geranylgeranylglyceryl/heptaprenylglyceryl phosphate synthase encodes MNTHIYDKLLAIRAEKGTGFIVLIDPDALPPERMLQFLQDCEAAGTDALFLGGSLMHVPWMDRYVQMLKQHTSLPIIGFPGSLTQISGHLDAMLYLSVISGRNPDYLFGQHVYAAPILRKLGLEAISTGYMLIESGALTSAQYMSNSMPLPRKKTNIAVATALAAEMMGMKLLMTDAGSGADDQVPVEMVSGIAASVSIPLCVGGGIRTPKMAESRAIAGASFIVVGNAFEDRADPSFIAEMAIATHEGGRKRLLQTV; translated from the coding sequence GTGAATACCCATATATATGATAAACTCTTAGCGATTCGGGCCGAAAAAGGAACTGGATTTATTGTTTTAATTGATCCAGATGCCTTACCACCCGAAAGAATGTTGCAGTTCTTACAGGATTGTGAAGCCGCTGGAACGGATGCCCTTTTTTTGGGAGGTAGCCTTATGCACGTCCCTTGGATGGATCGGTATGTCCAGATGCTCAAACAACATACCTCTTTGCCGATTATTGGTTTTCCGGGATCACTCACTCAGATTTCGGGGCATTTGGATGCAATGCTTTACCTTTCCGTCATTAGCGGGCGGAATCCCGACTATCTTTTTGGTCAGCATGTTTATGCCGCGCCTATTTTGCGCAAATTAGGTTTGGAGGCCATCTCTACGGGATACATGCTCATTGAAAGTGGCGCTTTAACCTCGGCACAATACATGAGCAATTCCATGCCATTGCCCCGAAAAAAAACCAATATTGCCGTTGCAACGGCGCTTGCTGCCGAAATGATGGGCATGAAACTCTTAATGACCGATGCAGGATCGGGCGCAGACGATCAGGTTCCTGTCGAGATGGTAAGCGGCATTGCGGCCTCTGTTTCGATCCCGCTTTGTGTGGGCGGTGGCATACGGACGCCGAAAATGGCAGAATCGCGGGCAATCGCGGGAGCCTCTTTCATTGTGGTTGGCAATGCCTTTGAAGACCGAGCAGACCCATCGTTCATCGCAGAAATGGCTATTGCAACACACGAGGGTGGCCGAAAGCGGCTGCTTCAGACGGTTTAA
- the polA gene encoding DNA polymerase I: MERLFLLDGMALAYRAHFAFATRPLINKKDMDTSACYGFVGTMLSLIEREKPEHIAVVMDAPGPNFRDEIYEKYKGHRPPMPDPLRIALPFIKDLVKAFDIPMLEIPGYEADDVIGTLAKRAEAEGQHAVIVSPDKDFRQLLGPGVSILRPTRKDEEFDWITEERFRTEYGLAPVKFIDVLALLGDTADNVPGVPGIGEKTAPSLIQQYGSVENLLDHAAEVSAKRVREGLLNNRDQAIMSKLLVTIHTEVALDLDWQTLIRTKPDMEEIGRLFDELEFGKTLRGRIHRYAQTFTPTPAGSQANLFGGFDLPTSGLTDILVHTDEFSFDGEKVQYHLLSDSAAQRVLGERLNQATEFCFDTETTGTDAMRAELVGCSVSLAEAEAFYLPTLDETATQAVLAVLKPALENPNITTCGQNVKYDLLMMKRYGINLKGPIFDTMVAHFLLSPDGQHGLDAISMEVLNYKKIPTSALLGEGKKNQKTMREVPVEDVSNYACEDADITLRLAQHLRNRLTEEGLMPLAEEVEMPLVPVLAQMEANGILVDVEALKEYSVQLAAKLIEMEQQIYISAGGTFNIGSPKQLGEVLFDRLKLPSGKKTATGQYSTDERVLQELAVEHDLPALILDWRKFSKLKSTYVDALPTYANPATGRIHTSFHQTIAATGRLASSNPNLQNIPIRSGEGREIRRAFIASPGHVLLSADYSQIELRIIAHMSNDEGLSETFRRNDDIHTAAAALIFKVNPEDVTRLQRNRAKEVNYGIPYGISAFGLSQRMRIPRSEAQFLIDGYHASYPGVAKLILNLIEEARKKGYAETLKGRRRYLKDIHATNRQLRQAAERVAVNMPIQGSQADMIKIAMIRLQKRLEEENLKSRMVLQVHDELLFEVPENEVDYLKTIVHKEMQEALPLSVPVEIGMGVGENWLDAH, from the coding sequence ATGGAACGTCTTTTTCTTTTAGATGGCATGGCTTTGGCTTATCGTGCCCACTTTGCCTTTGCAACCCGTCCTTTGATCAACAAAAAAGATATGGACACAAGTGCCTGTTACGGCTTCGTGGGAACCATGCTCAGCCTGATCGAGCGGGAAAAGCCTGAACATATTGCAGTGGTAATGGATGCACCCGGGCCAAATTTCCGCGACGAGATTTACGAAAAATACAAGGGACATCGCCCACCGATGCCAGATCCGCTGCGCATCGCTTTGCCCTTTATTAAGGACTTGGTGAAGGCATTCGATATTCCGATGCTCGAAATTCCGGGCTACGAGGCCGATGATGTGATTGGAACACTGGCCAAACGAGCAGAGGCAGAAGGCCAACATGCCGTTATTGTCTCGCCGGACAAAGACTTCCGACAACTCTTGGGGCCGGGAGTTTCTATCCTGCGTCCTACCCGAAAAGACGAAGAGTTTGACTGGATTACGGAAGAAAGATTCCGAACTGAATATGGCTTAGCGCCTGTTAAGTTTATTGATGTATTGGCGCTATTGGGCGATACTGCCGATAATGTTCCGGGTGTGCCCGGCATCGGCGAAAAAACAGCACCTTCGCTCATCCAGCAGTATGGCTCTGTCGAAAACCTCTTAGACCATGCCGCCGAAGTCTCCGCAAAACGGGTACGGGAAGGCTTGTTGAACAACCGTGACCAAGCCATCATGTCCAAACTCTTGGTGACCATACATACCGAAGTTGCGCTTGATCTGGACTGGCAAACGCTCATCCGGACGAAGCCCGACATGGAGGAAATCGGGCGGCTATTTGATGAATTGGAGTTCGGAAAAACCCTGCGTGGACGCATCCACCGATACGCACAAACCTTCACTCCGACGCCAGCCGGGAGCCAAGCGAACCTTTTTGGCGGTTTTGATCTCCCGACATCGGGTTTAACCGATATTTTAGTCCATACCGATGAGTTTAGTTTTGACGGGGAAAAAGTGCAATATCATCTCCTTTCCGATTCGGCAGCACAACGTGTACTTGGCGAACGCTTGAACCAAGCGACCGAGTTCTGTTTTGATACCGAAACGACCGGAACGGATGCCATGCGTGCGGAATTGGTGGGCTGCTCGGTCTCGCTCGCAGAAGCTGAAGCCTTTTACTTGCCAACCTTAGACGAAACCGCAACACAGGCGGTACTTGCTGTACTTAAACCCGCCTTAGAAAACCCAAACATTACAACGTGTGGCCAAAATGTGAAGTACGACTTGTTGATGATGAAACGTTATGGTATTAACCTGAAAGGTCCCATTTTTGATACGATGGTGGCGCATTTCCTGCTCAGTCCAGATGGGCAGCATGGTTTGGATGCCATCAGTATGGAGGTCTTAAACTATAAAAAAATACCAACTTCGGCACTCTTAGGCGAGGGAAAGAAAAACCAAAAAACCATGCGCGAGGTTCCGGTAGAAGACGTTTCTAACTATGCCTGCGAAGATGCCGACATCACGCTCCGGCTTGCACAGCACTTGCGTAATCGTCTAACGGAAGAAGGCTTAATGCCGCTTGCCGAAGAAGTGGAAATGCCCTTGGTTCCGGTGCTTGCCCAAATGGAAGCCAATGGGATTTTGGTGGATGTAGAGGCGCTTAAAGAGTACTCGGTGCAGTTGGCCGCAAAGTTGATTGAGATGGAACAGCAAATTTACATCTCGGCTGGTGGGACGTTCAATATTGGCTCTCCAAAACAACTGGGGGAAGTCCTATTTGATCGTCTAAAATTGCCAAGTGGAAAAAAAACGGCCACTGGACAGTACTCCACCGATGAACGGGTGTTACAAGAGTTGGCTGTAGAGCATGATTTGCCAGCGCTCATTTTGGATTGGCGTAAATTCTCTAAACTCAAAAGCACCTATGTGGACGCCCTACCGACGTATGCAAACCCCGCCACAGGACGTATCCATACGAGCTTTCACCAAACGATTGCCGCCACCGGACGTCTGGCCTCCTCCAATCCCAACCTGCAAAATATCCCCATTCGGTCTGGCGAAGGACGCGAAATCCGCCGTGCGTTTATAGCCTCTCCAGGTCATGTGTTGCTCTCGGCGGACTATTCGCAAATTGAACTACGCATCATTGCTCATATGTCCAACGACGAGGGTCTAAGCGAGACGTTTAGGCGGAACGACGATATCCACACCGCCGCTGCTGCACTCATTTTTAAAGTAAATCCCGAAGACGTAACCCGTCTGCAACGAAATCGTGCCAAAGAGGTGAACTATGGCATCCCCTACGGAATTTCTGCCTTCGGACTTTCCCAGCGGATGCGGATTCCACGAAGCGAGGCCCAATTTTTGATTGACGGGTATCATGCAAGCTATCCGGGGGTGGCTAAACTTATCTTGAACCTCATCGAAGAGGCGCGGAAGAAAGGCTATGCCGAAACCCTCAAGGGACGCCGCCGCTACCTGAAAGACATCCACGCTACAAATCGGCAACTGAGACAAGCCGCAGAACGGGTGGCGGTGAATATGCCTATCCAAGGGTCGCAGGCGGATATGATTAAAATTGCCATGATCCGGCTCCAAAAAAGGCTCGAAGAAGAAAACCTAAAAAGCCGCATGGTGCTTCAAGTACACGACGAATTACTTTTTGAAGTGCCTGAAAATGAGGTGGATTATCTGAAAACCATTGTTCACAAAGAGATGCAAGAAGCATTGCCCCTTTCTGTTCCCGTAGAAATTGGGATGGGTGTAGGCGAAAATTGGTTAGACGCGCATTAA